One window of Desulfovibrio subterraneus genomic DNA carries:
- a CDS encoding FAD/NAD(P)-binding protein — protein sequence MSANNPILPDMATIIEVVDETPNIRTFRVRFNDEKVMQDFSFMPGQVGQLSAFGFGESTFVINSSPTRMDYLQFSVMKVGEVTSRLHTLKEGDSLGVRAPLGNWFPVDEMKGKDIVFVAGGIGMAPLRTLLVYLLDNRKDYGKITLLYGARSPRDMAYQEDVREWRGRDDLDVVLTVDSAAEGWGDAPEERVGLIPHVLTDINPSPENTFAVTCGPPIMIKFTLQALKKLGFADEQIITTLEKRMKCGVGLCGRCNIGTKYVCVDGPVFKYSELKDLPDEL from the coding sequence ATGAGCGCTAACAATCCCATCCTTCCCGATATGGCGACCATCATCGAAGTGGTGGACGAAACGCCTAATATCCGTACCTTCCGCGTCCGTTTCAACGATGAAAAGGTAATGCAGGACTTCTCGTTCATGCCCGGTCAGGTGGGGCAGCTTTCCGCCTTCGGGTTCGGTGAATCCACCTTTGTTATCAACTCTTCCCCCACCCGTATGGACTATCTGCAGTTCAGCGTCATGAAGGTGGGGGAGGTGACCAGCCGCCTGCACACCCTGAAGGAAGGCGATTCCCTCGGCGTGCGCGCTCCCCTTGGCAACTGGTTCCCCGTGGACGAGATGAAGGGCAAGGACATCGTCTTTGTGGCAGGCGGCATCGGCATGGCGCCGCTGCGTACCCTGCTGGTCTACCTGCTGGACAACCGCAAGGATTACGGCAAGATCACTCTGCTGTACGGTGCACGTTCGCCCCGCGACATGGCCTACCAGGAAGACGTGCGCGAATGGCGCGGCCGTGACGATCTTGACGTGGTGCTCACCGTGGACTCCGCAGCCGAAGGCTGGGGCGATGCTCCCGAAGAGCGCGTGGGCCTTATCCCCCACGTGCTGACGGACATCAATCCTTCGCCCGAGAACACCTTTGCGGTTACCTGCGGCCCGCCCATCATGATCAAGTTCACCCTGCAGGCCCTGAAGAAGCTGGGCTTTGCCGATGAGCAGATCATCACCACGCTGGAAAAGCGCATGAAGTGCGGCGTAGGCCTGTGCGGCCGCTGCAACATAGGCACCAAGTACGTGTGTGTGGATGGCCCCGTATTCAAGTACTCTGAACTGAAAGACCTGCCCGACGAACTGTAG
- a CDS encoding ferritin-like domain-containing protein: MAGIFKAGDIIRAAEEIETRGEAFYQRLVDAIGFDGDSSTREVFEYLRDEEAKHREVFRAMGERLAPVTLPAWATEDEYVAYMSAMLDNHALFRDGETAGAGLVREEAIRMAMQFEKDTMFFFREMRELVPNSEKAAVDRCVDEERTHLIRLVALLA, translated from the coding sequence ATGGCCGGAATATTCAAGGCTGGCGATATCATCCGTGCGGCAGAGGAAATCGAAACGCGCGGTGAGGCGTTCTATCAGCGGCTTGTTGATGCCATCGGATTCGACGGCGATTCTTCCACCCGCGAGGTGTTTGAATACCTGCGCGACGAGGAAGCAAAGCACCGCGAAGTGTTCCGGGCCATGGGGGAGCGCCTTGCTCCCGTGACTCTGCCTGCATGGGCGACCGAAGACGAGTATGTGGCCTACATGAGCGCCATGCTCGACAACCACGCCCTGTTCAGGGATGGCGAAACCGCCGGAGCCGGTCTGGTCCGCGAAGAAGCCATCCGCATGGCCATGCAGTTCGAGAAGGACACCATGTTCTTCTTCCGCGAAATGCGTGAGCTGGTGCCGAATTCCGAAAAGGCGGCGGTTGACCGCTGTGTTGACGAAGAACGCACGCACCTGATCAGGCTGGTGGCCCTGCTGGCCTAA
- a CDS encoding YciI family protein: MYIVSLNYTAPLEKIDNLLEEHVQFLHAKYEAGIFIASGRKVPRTGGVIMARGCDLETLRAHLAEDPFHREQAATYEITEFSPTMTAAGFEALKD, from the coding sequence ATGTATATAGTATCACTTAACTACACGGCCCCGCTTGAGAAGATAGACAACCTGCTGGAGGAACACGTGCAGTTTCTGCACGCCAAATACGAAGCCGGAATATTCATCGCTTCAGGCAGAAAGGTACCCAGAACAGGCGGCGTGATCATGGCCAGAGGCTGTGATCTGGAAACCCTGCGTGCGCACCTTGCGGAAGACCCCTTCCACCGCGAACAGGCTGCCACCTACGAGATTACGGAATTTTCGCCCACCATGACCGCAGCGGGCTTTGAAGCGCTGAAAGACTAG
- a CDS encoding DUF6901 family protein gives MEITYRFTLDTGQTELFGLRFTSDTLEADWPLPPELPDWTRLSYFTCSHCPFDVETTEFCPLAARLVDVIDKLGHLISYTPLLVEVETPERTINQRTTAQRGVSSLLGLIIPTSGCPYTAFFKPMARFHLPFASSDETFYRAASMFMLAQYFMHDTPERVDLHMMGLSRIYADMEIVNLQLVQRLKAATQADSSVNAVIILDLFAKSMPFVLEDRLEDFRHLFLPFINLKT, from the coding sequence GTGGAAATAACCTACCGCTTTACGCTGGATACGGGGCAGACCGAGCTCTTTGGCCTGCGCTTTACGTCCGATACGCTGGAAGCGGACTGGCCTTTGCCTCCGGAGCTGCCCGACTGGACACGTCTCTCGTATTTCACATGCAGTCACTGTCCCTTTGATGTGGAAACAACGGAGTTCTGCCCGCTTGCGGCGCGCCTTGTGGATGTGATCGACAAGCTTGGGCATCTCATTTCCTACACCCCTTTGCTGGTGGAGGTGGAGACGCCGGAGCGTACCATCAATCAGCGCACAACGGCTCAGCGGGGGGTGAGTTCGCTGCTCGGGCTCATCATTCCCACATCGGGCTGCCCCTATACCGCGTTTTTCAAGCCCATGGCCCGGTTCCACCTGCCGTTTGCATCGTCCGACGAGACTTTTTACCGGGCCGCATCCATGTTCATGCTGGCGCAGTATTTCATGCATGATACGCCGGAGCGCGTGGACCTGCACATGATGGGACTGTCGCGTATCTATGCTGATATGGAGATAGTGAACCTGCAGCTGGTGCAGCGGCTCAAGGCGGCAACACAGGCGGATTCATCCGTCAATGCGGTGATCATTCTCGACCTGTTCGCCAAATCGATGCCCTTTGTGCTGGAGGACAGGCTTGAGGACTTCCGGCATCTGTTTCTGCCGTTTATCAATTTGAAGACGTAG
- a CDS encoding SufB/SufD family protein, which produces MQKIDLKKYRIDGGSAAPIEDLSSLSPEDKERLLYAGIDVDRQDRAGSFMHMNHSGVHCKTKQEGLEIMDIKAALEKFDGLPEYWWKLVDKDKDEFTRAAYENLHGGYFIRAKAGVKVKDPVQSCLFIKDSGLAQNVHNVVVVEEGAEMHIITGCATAHGAKESAHMGISEFYVKKGGKLTFTMIHNWGDDTAVRPRSAGVLEEDAVFLSNYVLLKPVKDLQMYPSIALNGAGAVARFNSVIVAPEGSYVDCGNRIELNAPNTRAEIIARTLTTGGTIINRGFIGASSVPARGHLECKGLILGGGRIHAIPELDATIDGVELSHEAAVGKIAQEEIEYLMARGLDEDEATATIVRGFLNVEMEGLPQELQEAINKQINELDASDAM; this is translated from the coding sequence ATGCAGAAAATAGACCTTAAGAAATACAGAATTGACGGCGGTTCCGCCGCTCCCATCGAAGATCTTTCCTCCCTGTCGCCCGAAGACAAGGAACGCCTGCTTTACGCGGGCATAGACGTGGACCGTCAGGACCGCGCCGGTTCCTTCATGCACATGAACCACTCGGGCGTGCACTGCAAGACCAAGCAGGAAGGCCTTGAGATCATGGACATCAAGGCCGCACTGGAAAAGTTCGACGGCCTGCCCGAATACTGGTGGAAGCTGGTGGACAAGGACAAGGACGAATTCACCAGAGCTGCCTATGAGAATCTGCACGGCGGCTACTTCATCCGCGCCAAGGCCGGTGTGAAGGTAAAAGATCCCGTGCAGTCCTGCCTGTTCATCAAGGATTCCGGCCTCGCCCAGAACGTGCATAACGTTGTGGTGGTTGAAGAAGGTGCAGAAATGCACATCATCACCGGCTGTGCCACCGCCCACGGTGCCAAGGAAAGCGCCCACATGGGCATATCCGAATTCTACGTGAAAAAGGGCGGCAAGCTCACCTTCACCATGATTCACAACTGGGGTGATGACACTGCCGTGCGTCCGCGCTCTGCCGGTGTGCTGGAAGAAGACGCCGTGTTCCTGAGCAACTACGTGCTGCTCAAGCCGGTCAAGGACCTGCAGATGTATCCTTCCATCGCGCTGAACGGCGCCGGTGCCGTTGCCCGTTTCAACTCCGTTATCGTGGCACCGGAAGGCTCCTACGTGGACTGCGGCAACCGCATCGAGCTGAATGCGCCCAACACCCGCGCAGAAATCATCGCCCGCACGCTGACCACCGGCGGAACCATCATCAACCGTGGTTTCATCGGCGCAAGCAGCGTACCCGCACGCGGCCACCTGGAATGCAAGGGCCTCATCCTCGGCGGCGGCCGCATCCATGCCATTCCTGAACTGGATGCCACCATCGACGGCGTGGAACTCTCGCACGAAGCCGCAGTGGGCAAGATCGCACAGGAAGAAATCGAATATCTCATGGCCCGCGGCCTTGATGAAGACGAAGCAACCGCCACCATCGTGCGCGGCTTCCTGAACGTGGAGATGGAAGGCCTGCCCCAGGAACTGCAGGAAGCCATCAACAAGCAGATCAACGAACTGGATGCAAGCGACGCCATGTAG
- a CDS encoding ABC transporter ATP-binding protein, with product MLEIKNLHVNIGDVEVLKGIDLTISEGETFILFGPNGSGKTTLLMSLMGFGNYTVTEGQILFKGVDITHAPMYERARLGIGMSFQRPPTIHGLKTADLVKMCGQGRDVDVPALAKKVNFTRFLGRDINAGFSGGEIKRSELLQLMAQRPDLVLFDEPESGVDLENMSLIGKTARELLDGMQPASCTMKKAKQSCKTAGLIITHTGYILEYVNADRGQVMYNGKLCCEARPRDILDHISRHGYKECLRCLSAESGETIDLADFREAY from the coding sequence ATGCTTGAAATAAAGAATCTACACGTGAACATCGGGGACGTGGAGGTGCTCAAGGGCATCGATCTGACGATCTCCGAAGGTGAAACGTTTATTCTGTTCGGCCCCAACGGGTCCGGCAAGACCACATTGCTCATGAGCCTCATGGGCTTTGGTAACTACACCGTGACCGAGGGCCAGATTCTCTTCAAGGGCGTGGACATCACCCATGCGCCCATGTACGAACGCGCCCGTCTCGGTATCGGCATGTCCTTCCAGCGCCCCCCCACCATTCACGGCCTCAAGACTGCAGACCTCGTGAAGATGTGCGGTCAGGGCCGCGATGTGGATGTTCCCGCGCTGGCAAAGAAGGTCAACTTCACCCGCTTCCTCGGCCGTGACATCAACGCCGGTTTCTCCGGCGGCGAAATAAAGCGTTCCGAACTGCTGCAGCTCATGGCCCAGCGCCCCGACCTTGTGCTCTTCGACGAGCCCGAATCCGGCGTTGACCTTGAAAACATGTCGCTGATCGGCAAGACCGCGCGCGAACTGCTGGACGGCATGCAGCCCGCATCGTGCACCATGAAAAAGGCCAAGCAGTCCTGCAAGACCGCCGGCCTCATCATCACCCACACCGGCTACATTCTCGAATACGTGAACGCCGACCGCGGTCAGGTCATGTATAACGGCAAGCTGTGCTGCGAAGCCCGTCCCCGCGACATTCTCGACCACATCTCCCGCCACGGCTACAAGGAATGCCTGCGCTGCCTGAGCGCCGAATCCGGGGAAACGATCGACCTCGCCGACTTCCGTGAGGCATACTAA
- a CDS encoding rhomboid family intramembrane serine protease has product MFPIRDSIPRVHTPYAVYTIIVLNVLVFLYQQSLSGGELFTMLHTYGVVPARFAFPDWATQVGYPAYGQFALITHQFMHGGWMHLLLNMWTLWIFGDNIEDVMGPVRFMLFYLCCGLAAVLTHMLSDAAATMPIVGASGAIAGVMGAYFLLYPHAKVVTLIPIIIIPLFFDLPAVVYLGIWFAMQVLSGLGSMVQPGGGASIAWWAHAGGFMAGILLLPVFRQKGRCYYCRIPEGTPPHRAVITRPHHPVVPPSSGRDDG; this is encoded by the coding sequence ATGTTTCCCATTCGAGACAGCATACCCAGAGTGCACACGCCCTACGCGGTGTATACCATCATCGTGCTCAACGTGCTGGTATTCCTGTATCAGCAGAGTCTTTCCGGCGGCGAACTCTTCACCATGCTGCATACCTACGGGGTGGTTCCGGCGCGCTTCGCCTTTCCGGACTGGGCAACACAGGTAGGCTATCCCGCCTACGGCCAGTTCGCCCTCATCACCCACCAGTTCATGCATGGCGGGTGGATGCATCTGCTGCTGAACATGTGGACGCTGTGGATATTCGGCGACAACATAGAAGATGTCATGGGGCCTGTGCGCTTCATGCTCTTCTATCTGTGCTGCGGCCTTGCGGCCGTGCTCACGCATATGCTCTCGGACGCCGCCGCCACAATGCCCATTGTCGGCGCGTCCGGTGCCATTGCAGGCGTCATGGGGGCTTACTTTCTGCTCTACCCCCACGCCAAGGTCGTAACCCTTATCCCCATAATCATCATTCCGCTGTTCTTCGACCTGCCTGCGGTGGTGTATCTGGGCATATGGTTCGCCATGCAGGTGCTTTCCGGCCTCGGCTCCATGGTGCAACCGGGCGGCGGCGCAAGCATAGCATGGTGGGCGCACGCAGGCGGATTCATGGCGGGCATACTGCTCCTGCCGGTATTCCGGCAAAAAGGCCGTTGCTACTACTGCCGCATTCCAGAGGGTACTCCACCGCACAGGGCTGTCATCACCAGACCGCATCATCCCGTGGTTCCACCTTCTTCAGGGCGCGATGACGGCTGA
- the coaE gene encoding dephospho-CoA kinase (Dephospho-CoA kinase (CoaE) performs the final step in coenzyme A biosynthesis.) yields MTNYIDDPENGNTITLTVSRDAHGTRLDQYLSDALTEHSISRERIKKAIKEGNVLVNKGRCTKPNTRVSTGMQIEVDIDFDTSSLVPEDAPITVLYKDQHLVVLNKQPGLTVHPCPSCPTGTLVHRVLHHFPELASMEGFRPGIVHRLDKDTSGIIVIALTETARLALSEAFALRTMHKEYLALTMGVPEHETDTIEVPIGRHPSIKVKMAPVKPEQGGRPAHSDYRVLHADSAANYALVAVRIHTGRTHQIRVHMSHIGHPLWGDSTYGGGVSESSPFAPLAARQMLHAWKIAFTHPVTGEEMQFTCPPPDDFMQLATALSARTQRVVLTGMPGCGKSALLSTLEERGIPVWTADGIVHSLYAMGGDGWHFLRGRYGDRFAPVDGPVDRSALFEGMCESVSIRREVEACIHPIVRHDLLAFWKTHADKPVAAAEVPLILEAGWQEDADLLVGVNCPREIRAARLAEHRNWNDDMLAVMESWQWSEKDKMGACDIVVDNSGTREALSANADKLLESLTRRREDKRKALQDRLTTIFQG; encoded by the coding sequence ATGACTAATTATATTGATGATCCTGAAAACGGAAACACCATTACACTTACCGTTTCACGCGATGCGCACGGCACCCGCCTTGACCAGTACCTCTCTGACGCGCTGACGGAGCACTCCATAAGCCGCGAGCGCATCAAGAAGGCCATCAAAGAAGGCAACGTCCTTGTAAACAAAGGCCGCTGCACCAAGCCTAACACCAGGGTCAGCACGGGTATGCAGATCGAGGTGGACATAGATTTCGATACTTCGTCGCTGGTACCCGAAGATGCCCCCATCACGGTGCTGTACAAAGACCAGCACCTTGTGGTGCTCAACAAGCAGCCCGGGTTGACCGTACACCCCTGCCCCAGCTGCCCCACGGGAACGCTGGTGCACCGTGTGCTCCACCATTTTCCGGAACTCGCATCCATGGAAGGCTTCCGCCCCGGCATAGTGCACAGGCTGGACAAGGATACCTCCGGCATCATCGTGATTGCGCTTACCGAGACCGCAAGGCTTGCGCTTTCCGAGGCATTTGCCCTGCGCACCATGCACAAGGAATACCTTGCCCTCACCATGGGCGTTCCGGAGCACGAAACCGATACCATAGAGGTACCCATCGGCCGCCACCCCTCCATCAAGGTAAAGATGGCTCCGGTGAAGCCGGAACAGGGCGGCCGCCCTGCCCATTCCGACTACCGCGTGCTGCATGCGGACAGCGCAGCCAACTACGCGCTGGTGGCTGTGCGCATCCACACGGGAAGAACACACCAGATCCGTGTGCACATGAGCCATATAGGGCATCCCCTGTGGGGCGACTCCACCTATGGCGGCGGGGTTTCCGAAAGCTCTCCCTTCGCTCCGCTGGCAGCCCGCCAGATGCTGCATGCATGGAAGATTGCGTTCACTCATCCGGTCACCGGCGAAGAAATGCAGTTCACCTGCCCCCCGCCGGACGACTTCATGCAGCTGGCAACGGCGCTTTCCGCCCGCACCCAGCGCGTGGTGCTCACCGGCATGCCCGGGTGCGGTAAATCTGCCCTGCTGAGCACACTTGAGGAACGCGGCATACCCGTCTGGACTGCCGACGGCATAGTGCACAGCCTCTACGCCATGGGCGGCGACGGCTGGCATTTCCTGCGCGGGCGCTACGGCGACAGATTCGCCCCGGTTGACGGCCCCGTGGACAGAAGCGCCCTCTTTGAAGGCATGTGCGAATCAGTGTCCATCCGCAGAGAAGTGGAAGCCTGCATCCATCCCATAGTCCGCCACGACCTGCTGGCATTCTGGAAAACCCACGCGGACAAGCCCGTGGCTGCCGCCGAGGTTCCGCTCATTCTGGAAGCAGGCTGGCAGGAAGATGCCGACCTGCTTGTGGGCGTAAACTGCCCGCGCGAAATACGGGCGGCCCGTCTTGCCGAGCACCGCAACTGGAATGATGACATGCTGGCCGTGATGGAATCATGGCAGTGGTCGGAAAAGGATAAGATGGGTGCCTGCGACATCGTGGTGGACAACAGCGGCACACGCGAAGCACTGTCCGCCAATGCGGACAAGCTTCTGGAATCACTGACGCGGCGACGCGAAGACAAACGCAAGGCCCTGCAGGATCGTCTTACCACGATCTTTCAGGGATAA
- the upp gene encoding uracil phosphoribosyltransferase produces MAVYVVDHPLVKHKLGRLREVDVTVSEFRALSNEICRLLTYEATKSLATEKKTIQGWAGPVTVDQIKGKKATVVPILRAGLGMLDGLLDMIPGAKVSVVGMFRNEETLEPVEYYVKLAKNIDERTAIIIDPMLATGGTLVATIDLLKKAGCKHIVGLFLVAAPEGIERVTKAHPDVDIYTASVDERLNEHGYILPGLGDAGDKIFGTK; encoded by the coding sequence GTGGCTGTTTACGTGGTTGACCATCCGTTGGTCAAACATAAACTCGGGCGTCTGCGTGAAGTCGACGTCACTGTGTCTGAGTTCCGCGCCCTGTCTAATGAAATCTGCCGTCTTCTCACTTATGAGGCAACCAAAAGCCTCGCAACCGAGAAGAAGACCATACAGGGTTGGGCAGGACCTGTCACTGTTGACCAGATCAAGGGTAAGAAGGCTACCGTTGTCCCGATTCTGCGCGCCGGTCTCGGCATGCTGGATGGTCTGCTGGACATGATTCCCGGTGCCAAGGTCAGCGTTGTGGGCATGTTCCGCAACGAAGAGACCCTCGAACCTGTTGAGTATTACGTAAAGCTCGCCAAGAACATCGACGAGCGTACCGCCATCATTATTGACCCCATGCTCGCCACCGGCGGCACGCTGGTCGCTACCATCGATCTGCTGAAGAAGGCAGGCTGCAAGCACATTGTGGGCCTGTTCCTCGTGGCGGCACCCGAAGGTATCGAACGTGTCACCAAGGCGCACCCCGACGTGGATATTTATACCGCATCCGTTGACGAGCGGCTGAACGAACATGGGTATATTCTTCCCGGCCTGGGCGATGCAGGCGACAAGATTTTCGGGACCAAGTAA
- a CDS encoding uracil-xanthine permease family protein, with amino-acid sequence MVSISNTEYSFRLKDSLVGAQMLFVAFGALVLVPLLTGLNPNVALFTAGAGTLLFQLVTKRSVPVFLASSFAFIAPIIHGVQTWGIPGTMCGLAAAGLLYALLALLIKLQGPQILERVLPSIVTGPVIMVIGLILAPVAVFMALGKTGDGSIQLIPQGPAMFISMISLGTTIFASLMGRGIVKLIPILLGIAVGYVTSILFGYVDFSPVLNAPWIAVPAFTFPEWNLEAILFIVPVAIAPAIEHVGDVLAIGSVTNKNYLDKPGVHRTLLGDGLATSFASMLGGPPNTTYSEVTGAVALTKAFNPGIMTWAAITAMALAFVGKLGALLQTIPVPVMGGIMILLFGAIVVVGMNSLVRAGKDLMDPRNMAIVAIILVFGIGGMAFHAGEFTIKGIGLAGIIGVVLNLVLPKSKPHKQ; translated from the coding sequence ATGGTGTCCATATCCAACACCGAGTATTCCTTCAGACTGAAAGACAGTCTTGTAGGTGCACAGATGTTGTTTGTCGCGTTCGGCGCACTGGTACTCGTACCGCTGCTGACCGGGCTGAACCCCAACGTGGCACTGTTTACCGCAGGTGCCGGGACCCTGCTGTTCCAGCTGGTGACCAAGCGTAGCGTTCCCGTATTTCTGGCTTCTTCGTTCGCATTTATTGCGCCCATTATTCACGGTGTGCAGACCTGGGGCATTCCCGGCACCATGTGCGGTCTTGCCGCCGCCGGTCTGCTTTACGCGCTGCTCGCACTGCTCATCAAGCTGCAGGGACCGCAGATTCTCGAACGCGTTTTGCCCTCCATCGTGACCGGCCCGGTCATCATGGTCATCGGCCTCATTCTTGCCCCTGTTGCCGTGTTCATGGCACTGGGAAAAACTGGCGACGGTTCCATCCAGCTGATTCCGCAGGGACCGGCCATGTTCATTTCCATGATTTCTCTGGGCACCACCATCTTTGCTTCCCTGATGGGACGCGGCATCGTAAAGCTCATTCCCATTCTGCTGGGTATCGCGGTCGGCTATGTCACCTCGATTCTGTTCGGGTATGTTGATTTTTCGCCCGTTCTGAACGCCCCGTGGATTGCCGTTCCCGCCTTTACCTTCCCCGAGTGGAACCTTGAGGCCATTCTCTTCATCGTTCCCGTGGCCATTGCTCCCGCCATCGAACATGTGGGCGACGTTCTTGCCATAGGCTCCGTTACCAACAAGAACTATCTGGACAAGCCCGGCGTGCACCGCACCCTGCTTGGCGATGGTCTTGCCACCTCGTTTGCCTCCATGCTTGGCGGACCGCCCAACACCACCTACTCTGAAGTAACCGGTGCTGTGGCACTGACCAAGGCCTTCAACCCCGGCATCATGACCTGGGCTGCCATAACCGCCATGGCACTTGCCTTTGTGGGCAAACTGGGTGCTCTGCTGCAGACCATTCCCGTGCCTGTCATGGGCGGCATCATGATTCTGCTCTTCGGCGCCATTGTGGTTGTGGGCATGAACTCTCTGGTTCGTGCCGGCAAGGACCTGATGGACCCCCGCAACATGGCCATTGTCGCCATTATTCTGGTGTTCGGCATCGGCGGCATGGCCTTCCATGCCGGTGAGTTCACCATCAAGGGTATCGGCCTTGCCGGTATCATAGGCGTGGTGCTGAACCTTGTTCTGCCCAAGAGCAAGCCGCATAAGCAGTAG
- the cmk gene encoding (d)CMP kinase: MSAKRNIVTLDGPAGVGKTTLAKRVAEAMGIAYMDTGAMYRTLGWKLGAQAASLDEAVLAERLAACTFSLSGSGAATVLAVNGVPVGNEIRTEEVGMLASIVAKLPAVRDALKKAQQAMGEATPLVAEGRDMGTVVFPEARCKIFLDATPQERARRRFDQLVSMGDSPDLEALTEQIRQRDEQDRNRAIAPLRPADDAVIVDTTSLDIDGVFEEIMRHVRTA; encoded by the coding sequence ATGTCCGCTAAGCGGAACATCGTTACGCTGGACGGCCCTGCCGGTGTGGGCAAAACCACGCTGGCAAAGCGCGTTGCCGAGGCCATGGGCATAGCCTACATGGACACCGGCGCCATGTACCGCACGCTGGGCTGGAAGCTCGGCGCGCAGGCTGCATCGCTTGACGAGGCGGTTCTTGCCGAGCGCCTTGCCGCGTGCACTTTTTCGCTTTCCGGCAGCGGCGCAGCCACCGTGCTCGCCGTTAACGGCGTTCCCGTGGGGAATGAAATCCGCACGGAAGAGGTGGGCATGCTCGCCTCCATCGTGGCAAAGCTGCCCGCCGTGCGCGACGCGCTGAAAAAGGCGCAGCAGGCAATGGGCGAGGCCACCCCGCTGGTGGCGGAAGGTCGCGACATGGGTACGGTGGTCTTCCCCGAAGCCCGCTGCAAGATCTTTCTTGATGCCACCCCGCAGGAACGCGCCCGCAGACGCTTTGACCAGCTCGTTTCCATGGGAGATTCTCCCGACCTTGAAGCACTGACCGAACAGATACGCCAGCGCGACGAGCAGGACCGCAACAGGGCTATTGCTCCCCTCCGCCCTGCCGACGATGCCGTTATCGTGGATACCACGTCTCTCGATATCGACGGCGTGTTCGAAGAGATCATGCGCCACGTGCGCACCGCGTAA
- the hisC gene encoding histidinol-phosphate transaminase — protein MTSPRSRATLQVRPEVMDFSPYSAGLSIQEIKERYGLDTVVKLASNENPLGTSPLVQQVIRSHADHVFRYAQSGNPRLAQKIAAFFGLQTECVVTGNGSDEVIDLLIRAKARPGIDNIVAFNPCFSMYTVLARLCGVELRQTPLNDDFSFNWDALVSLTDDNTAIVFVTTPDNPSGYTPPVEEIMALAKRLPEQCLLVVDEAYMDFTGNRDAHSMMPRLADFPNVCVLRTFSKSFGLAGLRLGFGAMQPELAGYLKRIRPPFSVNILAEHAGMAAMDDTVFFNETLRVTAEGRDYLNRELAALGCTVYPSKANFIMFEAPIDGAELHEQLLRRGIILRPLNKGYGLPRHMRVTVGNAHENKVFINAFKEILNVR, from the coding sequence ATGACCTCTCCACGTAGCCGCGCAACATTGCAGGTGCGGCCCGAAGTGATGGATTTTTCCCCCTACTCGGCGGGACTTTCCATTCAGGAAATCAAGGAACGCTACGGCCTCGATACGGTCGTAAAGCTTGCCAGCAACGAAAATCCGCTTGGCACCTCTCCTCTGGTTCAGCAGGTCATCCGCTCCCATGCCGATCACGTTTTCCGTTACGCCCAGTCCGGCAACCCCCGTCTGGCGCAGAAAATTGCCGCCTTCTTCGGTCTGCAGACAGAATGCGTCGTCACGGGCAACGGTTCAGACGAAGTGATAGACCTGCTCATCCGCGCCAAGGCGCGCCCGGGCATAGATAACATTGTGGCGTTCAACCCCTGCTTTTCCATGTACACCGTGCTGGCCCGCCTGTGCGGTGTGGAACTGCGCCAGACGCCCCTTAACGACGATTTTTCCTTCAACTGGGATGCCCTTGTCTCCCTCACGGACGACAATACCGCCATTGTCTTCGTGACCACGCCGGATAACCCTTCCGGTTACACTCCGCCCGTGGAAGAGATCATGGCCCTTGCAAAGCGGCTGCCCGAACAATGCCTGCTGGTGGTGGACGAAGCCTACATGGACTTCACCGGCAACAGGGACGCTCACTCCATGATGCCCCGCCTTGCAGATTTCCCCAATGTGTGTGTACTGCGCACCTTCTCCAAGAGCTTCGGCCTTGCAGGACTGCGCCTCGGGTTCGGTGCCATGCAGCCTGAGCTGGCGGGCTACCTCAAGCGCATCCGCCCGCCCTTCAGCGTGAACATTCTTGCTGAACACGCAGGCATGGCCGCCATGGACGATACGGTGTTCTTCAACGAAACACTGCGGGTCACCGCCGAAGGACGCGACTATCTGAACAGGGAGCTTGCCGCCCTCGGCTGCACGGTCTACCCATCCAAAGCCAACTTCATCATGTTCGAAGCCCCCATAGACGGTGCGGAACTGCATGAGCAGCTGCTCCGCCGCGGCATTATCCTGCGCCCGCTGAACAAAGGCTACGGGCTGCCCCGCCACATGCGGGTAACCGTGGGCAATGCTCATGAGAACAAGGTTTTCATCAACGCCTTCAAGGAGATTCTCAATGTCCGCTAA